A stretch of the Papaver somniferum cultivar HN1 chromosome 6, ASM357369v1, whole genome shotgun sequence genome encodes the following:
- the LOC113290924 gene encoding glutamic acid-rich protein-like yields MDSIRKHIASPLKVNGCMVYLLYWFAEHNNSMTPSNEQGFPRFLRWVISDISNTIEKDINEAMKKMQPGWVKSCSDEQQQIMEVYRKNRQENSRDALKEKLYKALQQRDEALEELSNLKVKHLKLVSFIEEKRKKLYEVDPTNVQDDKDLVDLFVDSLQEIISFNKALKSEDECDDDEHEEEEGEKGEKSGKVDDVDDSDDDDDDSDDDEEGQKGKRSGKDGDVDGSDKQQQEEGDEEEEDDGGVKGGDEEQDDEEEGDDGGKGGHEE; encoded by the exons ATGGATAGCATTAGAAAACATATTGCCTcaccacttaaagttaatggttgtATGGTATACTTGTTG TATTGGTTTGCTGAACACAACAACAGCATGACGCCAAGCAATGAACAAGGTTTTCCTAGGTTTCTAAGGTGGGTAATAAGTGACATCAGCAATACAATAGAGAAAGACATTAATGAAGCTATGAAAAAG aTGCAACCCGGATGGGTAAAATCTTGCAGTGATGAACAACAACAGATAATGGAAGTGTACAGAAAGAATAGGCAAGAAAATAGCAGAGATGCACTGAAAGAAAAGTTGTACAAAGCACTACAGCAAAGAGATGAAGCATTGGAAGAGCTTTCTAACTTGAAGGTTAAACATTTGAAGCTTgttagcttcattgaagaaaaaagaaaaaaactttatGAAGTTGATCCAACGAATGTGCAAGATGATAAGGATCTTGTTGATTTGTTTGTTGACTCCTTACAAGAAATCATTTCATTTAACAAAGCATTAAAAAGTGAGGATGAATGTGATGATGATGAGCATGAGGAGGAGGAAGGTGAGAAAGGTGAGAAAAGTGGCAAAGTTGATGATGTGGatgacagtgatgatgatgatgatgatagtgatgatgatgaggaaggtcAGAAAGGCAAGAGAAGTGGCAAAGATGGTGATGTGGATGGCAGTGATAAGCAGCAGCAGGAGGAGGGTGACGAGGAGGAGGAGGACGATGGTGGTGTCAAAGGTGGTGATGAGGAGcaggatgatgaggaggagggGGATGATGGTGGAAAAGGTGGTCATGAGGAGTAG